TGCGACGTTGCGGACCTCGCGCAGGTCGAAGCACTCGCCGACGCGGCATTCGCGCAGTTCGGCTCGGTCGAACTCCTGCTCAACAATGCAGGCGTGGGCGGACCGCAGGGCAAGCTGTGGGAAATCGATCCGGCCGATGCCCGCGCGCACTTCGACATCAACTATTGGGGCGTCTGGAACGGCTGCAAGGCTTTCACGCCGCGTATGGTCGAACAGGATGCGCCATCTGCGATCTACAACACGGCGAGCGAGAACAGCTTCTTCTGCGCTGGCCCACGCATGGGGACCTATATCGCCGCCAAACACGCGGTCCTCGGCCTCACCGAGAGCTTTCGCGAAGACCTGCCCGCGCATGTCCACGCCGGGGTCGTCATTCCCGGCTGGGTCCACACTCCGATCGGCCCCGAACAGTTCATGAGCCTCGGCATGGACTCGGGCGAATTCGCCAAGATCATCGTGCCGCAGATGCTCGGGCGCGAACGTTTCGTGGTCAGCCATTACAGTAATTTCCGGCGGATCAGGGAGCGGATCGATCCGCTGCTCGACAGCTATGAGCGCCACGCCTCGCGGGAGCAGGGCGACACTGCCTATGACGTGCGCGATGTGATCGACGCGCTCCGGCGGCAGCGCGATTAAACTAGCCCCAGCTTCGCCAGATCCTTGACCATGGTGGCAGGCATCAGCGCGTCGGGATCCTCTCCCGCTTCGAGATCGCGCGGCGCCTTGTCATTGGCGAGGTAGCGCCAGCCCTGGTGCGCGCGCTTGGGCAGCGGATGCACGGGGACCAGCTTGCGCTCGAGCTTGATCCACCAGCGACCATCGTCCTTCTGTTCGAAGCCGATAATCGGGCTGCGGCCGATCAGCGTGTGCTCGTAGATCCAGAACAGCGATCCGCCCTGCATCTCCTCGTGGCGCTTGGGCAAGTAGCGGGTGGTGAGCCGCATTTCTTCAGGGCCGGTCTCGAACCAACTGCGCACTTCCTCGCGGCTGGCGGCGCCATAGGCAATCTTGGTCATGTGGAGCGGCATGCCAACCACATAGGGAATGTTTGCTAGGAGACCAACCCGC
This region of Altererythrobacter sp. CAU 1644 genomic DNA includes:
- a CDS encoding SDR family NAD(P)-dependent oxidoreductase; amino-acid sequence: MSDWLPASAVITGGASGIGLAVARELSERGVRVMLADLPGASLDEAAAALDGAVAHPCDVADLAQVEALADAAFAQFGSVELLLNNAGVGGPQGKLWEIDPADARAHFDINYWGVWNGCKAFTPRMVEQDAPSAIYNTASENSFFCAGPRMGTYIAAKHAVLGLTESFREDLPAHVHAGVVIPGWVHTPIGPEQFMSLGMDSGEFAKIIVPQMLGRERFVVSHYSNFRRIRERIDPLLDSYERHASREQGDTAYDVRDVIDALRRQRD
- a CDS encoding DUF1489 family protein, with protein sequence MPLHMTKIAYGAASREEVRSWFETGPEEMRLTTRYLPKRHEEMQGGSLFWIYEHTLIGRSPIIGFEQKDDGRWWIKLERKLVPVHPLPKRAHQGWRYLANDKAPRDLEAGEDPDALMPATMVKDLAKLGLV